GGGACGACAGGGGCGTCAACGGCCTCGGTCACTCGCCCTCGGTGTGCTCGAGCAGACCCGCGTGGATCTCCCGGAGCGCGATCGACAGCGGCTTCTCGCGCGGGCCCGGCTCGACCAGCGGGCCGACGTACTCCAGCAGGCCCTCGCCCAGCTGGGCGTAGTAGTCGTTGATCTGCCGCGCCCGCTTGGCCGCGTAGATCACCAGCGCGTACTTCGAGCTGACCTGCTCGAGCAGGTCGTCGATCGGCGGGTTGGTGATGCCCTCCGGGGCACCCGAAAGCGGGCCCAGCTCGGTGTGCG
This is a stretch of genomic DNA from Saccharothrix ecbatanensis. It encodes these proteins:
- the rpoZ gene encoding DNA-directed RNA polymerase subunit omega — its product is MTTHTELGPLSGAPEGITNPPIDDLLEQVSSKYALVIYAAKRARQINDYYAQLGEGLLEYVGPLVEPGPREKPLSIALREIHAGLLEHTEGE